The sequence ACATACCTGTACATTTAGGCTatggaaacatttcctgttgaTATAATCTGCCTCCTCAGGTCCAGATGGGGCCTGGATATGCACATGAGTGCAGTCTATGGCGTCTATGACATTGAGGAAGCCTGAAGGAGAGTATTAAGTTGATACTGAGACATGTCAGCCTGCAGGCtactttacatgtttttaactgtCACATACCTGCAACTGAGTAAAAAGCCTCCTTGATTTTCTGTGTCTCCAGATGGGAAAGTGATAAAGATGTTGAGGTATTGCTTGAGAGCAAGGTATACCCGTCTTATTTCCCTACATACAGTTGCCTCCACAAGACCTTCTGCATCACCAACACTGTATAAGAATGTCCCACAGGCAATGAAACACAGAGCTATGCAGACAGATTGCACTGTGGTCAAGGCTTGGCTACGGTGGGTGTGCTTCCTCATACGTGGCTCCAGCAGACTACAAAGGTACTCATCAGAGAAGCTCAGTGGATTGCTCCTGTCTCTGAAGACTCTTGGATCTGAGCACCTTCCTCCACAGGGTCATCAATGAACGGACATGCCATTGTTTGTCGGAAAGGTTGTAGTCCTTAGATGCACTGCTTATATAGCCTACACCTCTGTCAATTAACCTATTGGCTTCAGGATGTTACTTTTTTACCCATCTGCATGCCGTGAAGACCTGCCTGCTGTGCCTCTGAGGATGCTGAGTGCAGGTGGGAAATGAATAAGGcgtcttttttcatttattattttattttataattttattattatttctttttaactctttttaaGTTCAAAACTTGTAGTTGCATTTGATGAATGACTCTTGCTATATGAATAGAGTTCGATTGTTTATTCGGTTTATTTCGGAGACAGTGACAGTGGtttgattttcattatttttattaatatggtCTTTGTAACTAAAGTAAACACATACATCTCATGCTTGTCACATTGTGAGAAAAATGTCTGAACTTGTGTTTCCAAACACAGACatggtgctatacaaataaatttgaatgTAAATGAATTGAATATGTGATGCAAGTGTCAATACACCTGACACAACCGTCTTTTGGGAGACTGTTTCTGCCCATCGGACATTCTTTAACACACAGCTAAATTAAAACTGTCAGCCTGCTACGGAGCAGACTAGCTCTGCTgaagttaccatggttactgagctgggaATCATGTAAACCACTTTGATGGAACGGAACTCTCCCTTAAATTAGCGAAGCTTATCGAAATAAGACTATCCCTTTATCCACCTTGGAGCACCCCTCAGAcctatattttaaattctgattggacacaaacaaagaaaaatataaatgatcaCATATGACTTCAGTCATATGTGTTCACATGCCAGCATTTTATATGttgtaaaatcatattttaagcTTTAATACAAACAAATTTGTCAATAAAAAGCTTTGAATacaaaattgcattttttacaatatatgtAGCCACTAAATTCAACATACCTGTACAAAAGTGAAAACCATGTATTTCCAAAACATCAACCTTTGACAGTGAATATTTCAATGAtccagtgtgttttaattgGTTTAATGAAAGAAGTAAGAAGATGTTTTAAACAAACTGAAGGATTAATTGTTCTTAATCCTTCagtttatctaaaaaaaaattctaactcaccaaatttggagatACAAGGTTTTAGCTGGACAGTGAGGATATGGAAATCTACAGtacaataatttccaaatagCATCAAAATGAGTTTCagtaataaaatgataatttaaGCTCTATTCAcaatgtgacattttcctttaacaTAAATCGACACATTCAGCACATTTAGacataaatgtgtctttgattGTAACTGTAATTCACTTCAGcagtaatgaaagaaaaaagttttgtacATTATCAACAGACAGTATCAACTGTAATGTTTCCTCTGTTCTATGATCACAGGCAGAGCCGTGGGGATCTGTAGGCTTTACCACTCTCTAAAGGCAGCAGCACACTGATTTCACAACAGgtctgtttactttttaaatctttataaaaGAAACCTACGGGCAAACAAACAGATCAACTGTGACTAATGTACAATGTAATCATCAAATTATCAAGTTGATTTCTAGTTATGTTCAGTCTCACCGCACGGAGatatcttcttttcttttgagaCACTACTGACGTGATTCCTGACCGAGCAGACCAGTAGTCCTGAGACGTTTTGTTTTAGAGTGATGTTGTTGGTCTCTTTATATCCAGAGAGGAGCTGAGCATCTGTCAAGTCCTCTCTGGAATATCCTACACTGAACAGCCTGAAATGTCTTCTGTTAGAGATCAACCTCAAATAAGAAGGTATAAAAAACAGTATTGAATTCAGTTACAGGTTTTATAGGTGGAGAGGGGGAATAGGAAGTGAATTTAACATGGGCACTACTTACAAGAAAGGAACCCAGACACCATCTTCCTCCTGTGATCTTTATGTTGTCGTGACTTTCTCATCTCCTCCGTCTTTCTTGTACTACTCAAAAGTCACAGACATATAATTAATAGTATAATTACtatgacaaacaaaactctGATGCCTAAGCGCACTGGGAGCGATAACTGACGCGCGTCAGTTGATGCTCCTATGGCGCACTGCAAGCGTCAGATTTGAAACAccaacaccacagaaccaacacaaatttgtcattttgcccTTGTATTAACCgctagttggatgtaatgaatgaatgaaaaggagaaatgcagaggattaaaatgaaactgaaactaagagcgtctgtgtccacagtaaatcatttgttgactgtttgaaggttatttatttgtgcgtTAAAATGTGACTGccgtgaaataatcagaatataacgttttatttctctcattcagaggttttgttctcactaccgctCGCTCTCCTTGCTCGACCACCGCcgcgctgtctctctctctctctctctctctctctctctctctctctctctctctctctctctctctctctctctctctctcgccagTGCTCAACTGActtgcgctctctctctctttttcggctgcagagaaaacagctttggGTGCTGAGTCCTCATTTGACGCTCCAAAAATCGAAACAAGGTCGGAGTAGGCGCGTCAAGGCAGTTTGACGCGCGTCATAACGCTTCTAGTGCGTGTTCGGCCATTGAAAACAATGGGTGTAATTCAAAACGCGCGCGTCAGACGCTTCCAGTGCGTTCAGGCCTTAAAGACACAAACTGCAAAACAATTGATCGATCAATCTtttaatacacagaaaaacatttattgattCAATAAATGAGGCCATATTCTACCATCAAACTGGGATTTTAGAATGACAGCTGGTAGTTCAACATGTAAACTGTGTATTTGTGCTCATGGGGAAAAGATTAAAGGCCAGTTTAAAACAACTATGTCTCTGGATCATCATGTTTGCATTACAGCTGAATTTGAATTGTATTATCCTCACTGCAATGTAAATCATTGACTCcttcaaactgtaaaatttcACCTTCAAAGCTTTTTTGAAGGTGTTGGTTTATGTGATGTTGGTTTGAATGATGGTTGTTGTTTCAGACTGACCACAGGTCCAGTTCCTCATTTATAACCTTAACACTTGTGCTAGGTGCTAAAAAAGATTATATTCAccctcacacattcacacatgaatCACCTTtcaagttcttccctacatgttacacgctgtgttgtctctgtgttatgggtgtataaataggtagaggtctgtttgcaatgaggcgatgagtaaagttttagttcagtagtcagtgAAGTCTGTCTGAAAGCTGCTGACTGGGtcaacagaggctgaacagtgagatttttttagttcagtagtcattgcagtcatctatgatctgggagactccagttagagacccGTTTTgtggacctccttcataaggtagtttattcatgaacagttattgtaacactttaaatttctaaaattagaagcataataaaaacaaaaacaaaaacatgatttttaaggctttttccacttttattcgaatacaaatacaaataattttgctgcctcaacaaatatagatacacatacaaacactgggctctctgcacatccttagTAGATATAtaagtactgtatttattaGTTCTTGTTGGAGCTGAGAGCTGTATGTAGCAGGCTAATACTTCCTCCCTGGCTgtcatgttatattttgttgtatattattgtgaatgtgaatgtgctCTGTGTTCTAACATTTATCCCACATTCACCAGCACAATAGTAATTAACTAAATACatcaatttaattcaaattaaCTTCAGGTTAATACAGGACAACAAGCAATTTAATTCAGCAACCTagttaatataaatattcagaATGTGGATTTGTTTCTCCTCCAGATTTGAAAGTTGGAGCTTAAATAATTCAAACTCTGAATtattcaaataattaaatagTTAAAAGTTGTTCAGTGTTACTATGCTTGAGTAATATGGATATCTGTCTTTTAGTTTTGTAAGGTACTTTGTTAACTGGAAtccacaaagacaaagacacataGGAAGTGCATCAAGCTAAATATAGAAAACGTATTTTGATGGTGTTAACTGATAAACACATCTTGTGTTAAGAAACTGACAAGTTGTTAAGTCACTCTCATTTTGAACTACCCCTTCATTTGCCTCTCACTTCTCCCCTGTTTCAGtataacagaaaaagacaaaaattgtGAACAACATACGCTGCTTTAAAAAGATGTTGCTCTTTTTCCGCTAACTCGCTTTATTAAGAAATCAAATATCAGAAGCACAAACTCCATACATTGTAGTTGCAGGCAATTCTGagatataataatgtaattagtAATGAAAAGACTACATGTTATCTCCATCTACAAATTCCCCCAATGAAGTAACTTTAGTGTAAGAGTAAGCAGGACAACACAACCCATTCATATTCATATGAACACCCTGTAATAAATAAAGGTAATAATGTAGTCTTAAAAAATCTACTGCAAATGAGAAAAAGCAGAAGTGTTTATGTAATGGAAACAAATTCATGCTTACTGTGAACTTCTCAAGAGACCAGACATTACATGCAAACTTATCTTTGGTCTTCTAGAGAGCTGAGGGAAGAGGTGTGGCCAAATATGAGATTAAGTCCCAACATGCACAGCACAAAACCTTTCATAAACCAATGTAAGAGCACACTGTGCACTgtgagttttcagtgttttaacaattaattaaatgtaaatatgcttATAAATtagaaaagagtaaaaataaggATGTATTACATCATGTAAAGATTAAAAAGGAGGATAAATCAGGGACtacttgaaaatatatatatttaaagaaaatatttaacattatacAAAACTAGTCTATAAAAATTAGTCACTGTGTGATTCAAATGATGCACCTGAATGTTTGAGCTCCTTTGACAGGTTTTCATACTGATGCCAGTCATAACCCAGGAGtacattaaaaatgatgaataataataatatctgtGAACTTTGATGGCTTGTATTCTTCTCATTGAAAATCTCATGAAATAAAGATAAGAGACTTCTAGGCATCTTAACAAAAACCTCCTCCATTTGCCTTCAGCAGTCTTTGTAAAAATGCTGAACACTGCATATCACCTGTTGTTACGGACCTTAGCgtacacacattcatcttcTTTTGGTTGAACAGTTTTCCGAGGTCGCCCTGAAAACTTGACTTGGCCGTACTCCACCTCCATCTCTGTAGTTTGCTGAGGTCGCCCTGAAAACTTGACTTGGTCGTACTCCACCTCCATCTCTGCCTTCTGATGCATCTGCCTCCCCGGCTGCTGCACGATGTTGACATCAGCATAGGTCAATTCTTGGTCATCTTCTTCTGTAGAGTGGAGGGAGGAACACATTAAACACTGCATGACTACACATACTCAGTGATAACAATAGATTTTTAAGGaaattctttgacattttgggcaGTAGACTTAAAAAGACTAATAGCACTCTCCTGtttgtacattaaatatgaagcgaTAGCCAGgagactgttagcttagcttagcacaaagactggaaacagctagtctgactctgtcaaaaaggttaaaaatcctcccacctctaaagttcactaattaacaagatataacatgaatcactgaactttagaggtgctggtaggcagatttttacACTTTCATatggagccaggctagctgtttccctgtttccagtttttgtgcTAATCTAAGCTAACTTGCTGCTAACTTCATATTTAAAGAACAGTGGAAACGATCCTCTTATCtaactctgcaagaaagcaaattagtgtatttcccaaaatgtcaaactattcctttaatctaTAAGTAGACAAAaaacaatgatattttaatttggtgatgaaaaaagaaactttgtACCTTtaggtttgttgttttgctttttcctttgACGACAGACGACTGCCATCCCGACCATTAACAGAATTACCAGTGCTGAGAGGACACCAGCTATTACTGGCAAATGACCTGTTTTAGTAATAAAAgacacaagagaaacacagatcTTTCAGTAACCATGTTCTTAATGAAAGGTGTGTTTATGCACATATACATgggacaaaaagagaaaaagacatgaaTGAATCCACTGCAGCAGAGTCGGTTTTCACTTACTAATGTAAATGTACCATGGGTCATCATCGCTTGAGTTGGTCACAGTTTGATTTGAGGGTTTAATTGACACTGTGATGCCAGTCTCCTTACCCACAGAGGAGGCCGGTTTGTCTGTGATCATGGTAGGGGTTGTTGTTGGATCAATACACAGGGTGTTATTGGCTGAAAACACCCACTGTGATATGTTTGTCCCATCGGGTAAGGTGCAGTTGATGAATATGAAGCCTACggacaaaaaaacagatcaactgtgactaatgtacagtgtaattatcaattatcaaggtGATTTCTAGTTATTTTCTATCTTACCACAGGTAGATATCTTCTCTTCTTTCGAGACATTACTGATGTGATTCCTGACAGAGCAGACCAGTCGTCCTGAGACGTCTTGTTTCAGAGTGATGTTGTTGGTCTCATTATTTCCAGAGAGGAGCTgagtgtctgtcagtgtgtgtccatCCAGAGTCCAGCTGTACTGAGGACTGTCCGCTCCCTCAGAGGAGCAGGACACCCTCATCTCTCCCTGGGACAGACACTCAGAGTCCAGCCGGACAGAGGACACAGGAGCTGAGAGAAAGACACTCACATGACTTTTTAATGTGGCCTTAAACATATTCAGTGTTTACAATGTAAATTCATATACAGAAGTACAGAATTAAACGATTCAGGAAATGCAACGCTATGCTGTAGTTATGTGGCAGACTTTGAGtatttcatgtgaaatgtttgtttgcaaaggtaaaatgttgaaatagtATTTGTATAgtagtatgtgtatttgttgaaGTGTATTTACTTGGTTTAATTTTCCAAagtcatttgtattttatttattaattgaccTATAATTCAAATGATAAAGCTGTTGGTTTATTATgaataatacaaattaaattgtAAGATTAATAATAGCAAAAGTAGTTATTTACCTTGAATAGACAACTGAAGAGTCTGCTGTCCTGATTCACGTCCATTTGAATCAAAGATGTGAAGGGTATATTCAGCACCATCAGTCCTGATCAGGTTATTTATCCTAAATGTTCCATTACTGGGAGTAAAAACGGATCTGTCCGTCATCATATTATACACAATCTTATCCTTTCTCCCTTGaagtattattgttgttttgtttttattccattGGTATCTAAATATTTCTGAGGCGTTGTCCATCAGCTGGAGCACCACAGTTCCTCCCAGAGCTCCATAACACTGAGCTCCATCCTGTCTGCCATCACAGTAGGTTTCAACACctggaaaatagaaaaatagttaaaaaaaaaaattattaccACAATTGTGGTCATTCCGTTTCAACTAAATTAATGACCGTGACAATGTTTTATGCAGGtgcaaatattcatgttttaaaacagaaacaactcCGTCTCTCTCAGAGCACAGTTAGCATTACACGGACCTGTCAGTTAATAGTAATATTTAgtcacatttagtcatttagaTTAGTCTAGTTTTAGTAAATTAACCTCAAACATTCATTACAAACTCATAATATGTTTTTCACATCTACAGAAATTTATTTTTGGAGATATGAACTTTTCCAAAAATACGTAATTATATGTTTTCGGGGaatttgtataaaataatgCACAACACATCTTAAGTTTAAGTCTTAGTAATTTCTATGGTGCTTTcgattaaaaaaacatactgttttTATAAGCATGATATAACTGagtgcattttgtttgtttgtttgttgtttattttagcCATTTACTTAAATATCTGAACTCTCAGTGAAGAAGTGCGTTTATcctaaaagtttaatttaatagaTTCACCTGTAGTAGATaataattgcattttttattgtacatgcaCATGGATGTGGAATTGATCTCCGGATTTGCTATTGCTCtaagaaactttttttgtgacattttttaaaagcctgATGGACcgaagagaaacagaaacatcagtttCAAACTGCTGCAGTTGTCAATTGATTCTTAGAACTGGATTTATCTATAAAAGTGATCAGACTTGATCCTACAGCTGCATAAAAAGTCATAGATTCACAACATGTTATTCACATAAcgttaaataaatattatgtcAAATAGTGAAACAGCTCACCATGAGAGACTCCGAGCAGCATCACCAACAGTCCAACCACAGCTTCCATGTCTCCTCactgttcagcctctgttgaCCCAGTCAGCAGCTTTCAGACAAACTTCTCTACTTTATTgaatagaaaacatgaacatcctACACTGAACAGCCTGAAATACAGTCCTGTATGTGATCGGCTTCAGAGGAGAAGGTGTGGGAACCTTGACCAAGCAGAGCATCGTTTCTATTCATCTTTTTAtagacagagaggggaaaaggaAGTGGTTCTCAGTGTTACTTCTCTTTTTAACCTCCAACATGACAGAGAGCCTTCATATGAACCCACTGACAGGTCATTATTATAACAGCATGTTGagctcataaaaacacaacaaactgtattttaaattcaggTTAATCATTAAAGTCTCCAGTCATGAAAAAGGCATAGTGCAATATATGCAAAGTGCAAGACATATATTGTATCTGAGTGATGGAGAATAATATTCAGTTCGACTAAAAAGCTTCATAAGAAGAAATTTCAGGTAAACACTGAAGgttaaacagttaaatattATGTTAACTGAAAATGAAGGATTGTGATCAACTTAAACACCATTTAGTCATTTCTATCAGTGTGAGGATTTGAGTTTTTATCTTGTGATTTTGAACACTTTGCAGCAATAATGcaataattattacttttttaaacatcatcCTCTAGATACAGCTTTAGACTTTTGTTTTATCAACCATTTATTTCCCTTGTGTCCTTTACTTGTTGCCTTTATTTTAATAAAGGGTATTTGCAATAATATCCTTATAAGActatataaaatgtttaatctCTAAACCAATCTACAGCCACAAGAACATTGTTATGTCTATTGGCAAATGGAGCTTAGCAtaagttcaagcaggaagactatttatcactcattcattcattctcattctctctctctctctttctctctctctctctctctctctctctctctctctctcaccgtTTCTCCTGCTCTTGTATCAGCTGATTAAGTGGATTACTTTTAATTAACAAATCAGATTCCGCCACAGTTTCTCTCAGCCTATCACGTCTTAGCTGACAAACTTGAAAtctgttcttctctctgtcGTTGTCATTTCAGGGCGAATCATCACGACCCTCCGCCGCCCCTTTCACCTTCACTTCATCATGTCAGCGCCAGATCCGAGATCACCAGAAGCCCGCTCCTCTCCTCATCATCCAGATACCAATATTCCCAtattcatcaccaccaccagtgtctacAGTCCATCGGGGATATCCTCTTCTACTCACGCCTTAACTTCCCTCTTTATGaatatgatgacatcatgatggcgtctaatcgccaaagacttttcacattttcatctcattATGCATGTTCAATAAAGTCAttgtcacttaaaaaaatgaagtcaCCCCTGATTGAAATGACCTCATTTTATGTCCATGAACTACTGAAAAATAAGgttaaaaaagcaacaata comes from Thunnus maccoyii chromosome 8, fThuMac1.1, whole genome shotgun sequence and encodes:
- the LOC121902299 gene encoding T-cell surface antigen CD2-like, yielding MEAVVGLLVMLLGVSHGVETYCDGRQDGAQCYGALGGTVVLQLMDNASEIFRYQWNKNKTTIILQGRKDKIVYNMMTDRSVFTPSNGTFRINNLIRTDGAEYTLHIFDSNGRESGQQTLQLSIQAPVSSVRLDSECLSQGEMRVSCSSEGADSPQYSWTLDGHTLTDTQLLSGNNETNNITLKQDVSGRLVCSVRNHISNVSKEEKISTCGFIFINCTLPDGTNISQWVFSANNTLCIDPTTTPTMITDKPASSVGKETGITVSIKPSNQTVTNSSDDDPWSFASNSWCPLSTGNSVNGRDGSRLSSKEKAKQQT